The Trueperaceae bacterium genome window below encodes:
- a CDS encoding metallophosphoesterase has translation MHVETPPHLRLAHWKELNGKFDLIPEQQHVLKVAHDEDPAVVVVAGDVFDTLEQPPRSALRTWAWRSQELVESRSGGRPLFVIPGNRDHAYRMSPNAGLARPSGLHRFRELDRAHEAHGIGGIEFFGFPFHKPGRIGTLAQRHASEANGDEGSIGDFDYDEAMRWLTKRALNTRSGQHPCVAVAHAYVDGAEAEGVGEEPVTLGGTGSVSVDAFDGFNYVALGHIHRTYPLPGAKHVRYAGGLYPCAFDERSDKLITIVEWPDEAVAGTSTATRLVPLRLSTEVRTIEEMSFDDRIAAGEQARRCGDHRVDDFILVSVIDRIPIPHASSLLTSLYLNAQFEQRVLDVEIERRHDVPDPQNHTVEEMFDAIFRHVN, from the coding sequence ATGCATGTCGAAACCCCTCCACACCTTCGATTGGCACATTGGAAAGAACTGAATGGCAAGTTCGATCTGATCCCCGAGCAGCAGCACGTGCTCAAGGTCGCTCACGATGAAGACCCAGCCGTGGTGGTGGTTGCCGGGGACGTGTTCGACACGCTCGAACAGCCGCCACGATCCGCATTGCGTACGTGGGCGTGGAGAAGCCAGGAGCTCGTCGAGAGCCGGTCGGGCGGACGTCCCCTCTTCGTCATTCCCGGCAATCGCGATCATGCGTATCGCATGTCACCAAACGCGGGGCTTGCTCGTCCAAGCGGCCTCCATCGATTTCGCGAGCTGGACCGTGCGCACGAGGCGCACGGCATCGGAGGCATCGAATTCTTCGGGTTTCCCTTCCACAAGCCAGGCCGCATCGGAACGTTGGCTCAGAGGCATGCTTCGGAAGCGAACGGGGATGAGGGGTCGATTGGGGACTTCGACTACGACGAAGCAATGCGATGGCTCACGAAGCGAGCGTTGAACACCAGGAGCGGCCAGCACCCATGCGTTGCGGTTGCCCATGCGTACGTGGACGGCGCCGAAGCGGAGGGCGTGGGTGAGGAGCCGGTGACGCTTGGAGGGACTGGCAGCGTTTCGGTGGACGCATTTGATGGTTTCAACTACGTGGCGCTGGGCCACATCCATCGCACCTACCCCCTTCCTGGCGCGAAACACGTCCGGTACGCCGGGGGCCTTTACCCATGCGCGTTCGACGAACGCAGCGACAAGTTGATCACCATCGTCGAGTGGCCTGACGAGGCGGTTGCCGGTACGTCAACCGCGACGCGCCTCGTGCCCCTCCGCTTGAGCACGGAGGTACGCACCATCGAAGAGATGTCGTTCGATGATCGCATCGCGGCGGGTGAGCAAGCTCGCCGTTGCGGGGATCATCGCGTGGATGACTTCATCCTCGTGAGCGTGATCGACCGGATACCCATCCCTCATGCGTCGTCGCTCCTCACGAGCTTGTACCTCAACGCGCAGTTCGAGCAGCGGGTGCTCGATGTCGAGATCGAGCGTCGGCACGATGTGCCCGATCCGCAGAACCATACGGTCGAAGAGATGTTCGACGCCATTTTTCGTCACGTGAATTGA